A single window of Melospiza georgiana isolate bMelGeo1 chromosome 19, bMelGeo1.pri, whole genome shotgun sequence DNA harbors:
- the ALKBH4 gene encoding alpha-ketoglutarate-dependent dioxygenase alkB homolog 4, producing MQAGAGGMQAAGGGGGPGCGCKGIRSCLLCEGPAPAAPPPQGEDNFTYCPATGLAKGNEHSEFAGWAFPFPGVFLVEEFISEDEECEIVELMDQDDWKPSQSGRKKQDYGPKVNFKKQRLKAGSFTGLPSFSRKIVAQMKACAVLSGFLPVEQCNLDYRPERGSAIDPHFDDWWLWGERLVSLNLLSQTVLSMSCDSQDTIQLFPISNKEELTPPAPSTQTSACTNPGEEGTECLLSPRLVPGKEVSVAILLPQRSLVVLHGDARYKWKHGIRRRHIQHRRVCITFRELSAEFCAGGRHEELGKELLQIALSFQGRPV from the exons ATGCAGGCGGGAGCCGGCGGGATGcaggcggcgggcggcggcggagggCCGGGCTGCGGCTGCAAGGGGATCcgctcctgcctgctctgcgAGGGGCCCGCGCCGGCCGCTCCGCCCCCGCAG GGAGAAGATAATTTCACTTACTGTCCAGCAACAGGCCTAGCTAAAGGAAATGAGCACTCGGAATTTGCTGGCTGGGCATTTCCCTTTCCAGGGGTGTTCCTGGTGGAGGAGTTCATTAGTGAAGATGAAGAGTGTGAGATAGTGGAACTGATGGATCAAGATGACTGGAAACCATCACAGTCTGGCCGAAAGAAACAG GACTACGGACCCAAAGTGAACTTCAAGAAACAAAGGCTGAAAGCTGGCAGCTTTACTGGCTTGCCAAGTTTCAGCAGGAAGATTGTGGCACAGATGAaggcctgtgctgtgctcagtggTTTCTTACCTGTGGAACAGTGTAACCTGGACTACAGGCCAGAGAGGGGCTCTGCCATCGACCCCCACTTTGATGACTGGTGGCTCTGGGGGGAGCGCCTGGTCAGCCTGAACCTGCTCTCACAAACTGTGCTCTCCATGTCCTGCGACTCACAGGACACCATCCAATTATTTCCTATTTCAAATAAGGAAGAATTAACCCCCCCTGCACCTTCCACGCAGACATCAGCGTGCACAAATCCAGGAGAAGAGGGAACAGAGTGTTTGTTGTCACCGAGGCTGGTTCCAGGGAAGGAGGTGAGCGTGGCCATCCTCTTGCCCCAGAGGTCGCTGGTGGTGCTGCACGGGGATGCGCGGTACAAATGGAAACACGGCATCCGCCGCAGGCACATCCAGCACCGCCGCGTCTGCATCACCTTCAGGGAGCTCTCGGCCGAGTTCTGCGCCGGGGGCAGGCACGAGGAGCTGGGCAAAGAACTGCTACAAATTGCTCTTTCCTTCCAGGGGAGGCCCGTGTGA
- the LRWD1 gene encoding leucine-rich repeat and WD repeat-containing protein 1 — MSKITTELLLERAVPRSTRLRKIETLNLSKLQLKTGDLDPRLFSRLRHLQKLDLSDNLLDKFPNSLTLPDLRVLNCNNNKLEDVTALKQFPLLEELTYENNVYLTLNDDYKVMFLLQNLRLLNGKDITKLANHVRRVNSQKLTSKVTAHWKKFFSDQLPEKYTAEQVKSIKKKFLKSVQTNVVYGPSSLSEFTRWRVKMIAEEFLANSLGLELNSDTEPEEKTDEDEEESTESPREAAEEVAPVTVTPSKRKRNHSKSSPGKKRSKTQANTEEEAEINPRKSSHVEDDPAPDKPRTSNQPAKEATPEQGAEGTQKNGEQFPKGKSNRRSSQMTGEQKSQEQDSSVVTLTPVKNSKRKEDVSAEPLHFLQCHSKGNSREDFKTQLWSCVFEPVIDSGARKDPIVSSSRTVATCGGESVCLIDCETGTVLKKYKVATEEFFSVAWTTLTMVLSDSRKKAHNILAAAGRRGIVKLIHVAADFCYGEIKAHKKPIATVCFSPTQETHLFTASYDKRIALWDIGIPDCDYNFKASQLLVLETASIPLRIALVPTCPEQYLLAGCEDGCFAWNIKLDKGQKSRPFEAIFQFPSEESLTTSHRVDGLAFLNDDVVVSKSSKPGCIYLWSWSKSFDAKGKGCQRTMSAVILAELEWSTTDMSYLTLSTCPAKEYVFCGDEKGSVWMYNLSTYTSGWGSAKGKRSERRISPTQILTWPELRVNGEQPPEILVNNVVADPAFTYLVVLTSVNITAIWKKS; from the exons ATGTCCAAAATCACCACAGAACTTCTTTTGGAAAGAGCAGTTCCAAGATCCACGAGACTCCGAAAGATCGAGACGCTCAA cctGTCCAAGCTGCAGTTGAAGACTGGAGATTTAGACCCGCGCTTGTTTTCCCGCCTGAGGCACCTGCAGAAACTTGATCTCTCTGATAATTTACTGGACAAATTTCCCAACAGCCTCACCCTGCCTGATCTGCGTGTCCTGAACTGCAACAATAACAAGCTGGAAGATGTGACTGCTCTGAAACAGTTCCCTCTGCTCGAGGAGCTGACCTATGAGAACAATGTGTACTTGACA CTCAATGATGACTATAAAGTAATGTTTCTTTTGCAAAATCTTCGTCTGCTCAATGGCAAGGACATAACCAAACTGGCCAACCATGTGAGGCGTGTCAACAGCCAAAAGCTCACCAGCAAG GTTACTGCTCactggaaaaaattcttcagtgACCAACTCCCTGAGAAATACACAGCTGAGCAGGTGAAGTCCATCAAGAAGAAGTTCCTGAAGTCAGTGCAGACCAACGTGGTGTATGGGCCCAGCTCACTGAGCGAGTTCACCCGCTGGCGG GTGAAAATGATTGCAGAAGAGTTTCTGGCAAACTCACTAGGTCTAGAGTTAAACTCTGATACTGAACCAGAGGAAAAGAcagatgaggatgaggaagaaagcacagaaagccCCAGGGAAGCTGCAGAAGAGGTGGCTCCG GTCACAGTAACACCcagcaagaggaaaagaaatcattCAAAATCAAGCCCTGGAAAAAAGAGGTCCAAGACCCAGGCAAACACCGAGGAGGAAGCTGAAATCAATCCCAGAAAATCCAGTCATGTGGAGGATGACCCAGCTCCTGACAAACCAAGAACATCAAACCAACCAGCCAAGGAGGCAacccctgagcagggagctgaaggGACACAGAAGAATGGAGAGCAGTTTCCCAAGGGGAAAAGCAACAGAAGATCCAGTCAGATGACAGGGGAACAGAAaagccaggagcaggacagcagTGTGGTTACCTTGACCCCTGTGAAGAACTCCAAGCGCAAG GAGGATGTCAGTGCAGAGCCATTGCATTTTCTTCAGTGTCACAGTAAAGGCAACAGCCGCGAGGATtttaaaacacagctctggTCCTGTGTCTTCGAGCCAGTGATAGACTCTGGAGCCAGGAAAG atCCCATTGTGAGCTCCTCCAGAACCGTGGCAACCTGTGGAGGGGAATCTGTCTGTCTGATTGATTGTGAGACAGGGACAGTGCTGAAAAAGTATAAAGTGGCTACAGAG GAGTTCTTCAGCGTTGCATGGACAACCCTCACGATGGTGCTCAGCGACAGCCGCAAGAAAGCTCACAAcatcctggcagctgcagggaggagaggcaTTGTCAAACTCATCCACGTGGCAGCTGACTTCTGCTATGGAGAGATAAAGGCTCACAAAAAGCCCATTGCCACTGTCTGCTTCAGCCCAACCCAGGAGACCCACCTCTTCA CTGCATCCTATGACAAGCGAATTGCGCTCTGGGATATTGGGATTCCAGACTGTGACTACAATTTCAAAGCAAG ccagctgctggtgctggaaaCAGCCTCAATCCCCCTCCGGATTGCCCTGGtccccacctgcccagagcagtACCTGCTGGCAGGCTGTGAAGATGGCTGTTTTGCCTGGAATATAAAACTGGATAAGGGACAAAAAAGCAG GCCTTTTGAAGCCATATTCCAGTTTCCTAGTGAGGAGAGCTTGACAACATCTCACAGGGTTGACGGTTTGGCTTTTCTCAATGATGATGTGGTTG TTTCCAAGAGCTCCAAACCAGGATGCATATACTTGTGGAGCTGGAGCAAGTCTTTTGATGCCAAGGGAAAAGGATGCCAGAGAACAATGTCTGCAGTTatcctggctgagctggagtGGTCCACAACAGACATGTCCTACCTGACACTCAGCACCTGCCCAG CAAAAGAATACGTGTTCTGTGGGGATGAGAAGGGCAGTGTGTGGATGTACAACCTCTCCACCTACACCTCGGGCTGGGGCTCTGCGAAGGGAAAGCGCTCGGAGCGGAGGATCTCCCCCACTCAG